One segment of Primulina tabacum isolate GXHZ01 chromosome 14, ASM2559414v2, whole genome shotgun sequence DNA contains the following:
- the LOC142524864 gene encoding LOW QUALITY PROTEIN: cytokinin dehydrogenase 7-like (The sequence of the model RefSeq protein was modified relative to this genomic sequence to represent the inferred CDS: deleted 2 bases in 1 codon): protein MIAYIERFVHGNDVESMPELDSTEEDGAGLLPLFKGLELQGTVEFDTAAAGKDFGGLQSSKPLAMIRPASVDDVARVIRLASRSPRLTVAAQGNRHSINGQAMAHQGLAIDMKTLEPRIQVDPSRAHVDVSGGALWEEVLKRCVADHGLAPRSWTDYLDLTVGGTLSNAGVSGQAFRYGPQTENVTELEVVTGNGDVFVCSPNQNSELFFSVLGGLGQFGIITRARILLQPSPDMVRWIRLVYSEFSDFTADAEFLVSRGANDSFDYVEGFTFVNSEDPVNGWPSAQLHPDHPFDRTHVPPSDGPVLYCLELALHYSNHHRRSAVDKRVERMAGALRYCRGSRVETEVSYVEFLLRVKRAEEEAKANGIWDGPHAWLNLFVSKANIAHFDAVVFKNTLKHGIGGPMLLYPLLRSKWDSRKSVVLPTEGEIFYLVALLRFSFPYPKGLLSVDEMISQNQEIVEICKRKGFDFKLYLPYYGDQEAWRQHFGNQWTRFQQRKAIFDPRAILAPGLKIFPRNWQPS, encoded by the exons ATGATAGCGTACATAGAGCGCTTCGTGCACGGTAACGACGTGGAATCCATGCCGGAGCTGGATAGTACCGAAGAAGACGGCGCTGGGTTACTTCCTCTCTTCAAAGGCCTGGAGCTTCAGGGCACGGTCGAGTTCGACACCGCCGCCGCCGGCAAAGATTTCGGCGGCTTGCAATCTTCCAAACCTTTAGCCATGATTCGCCCCGCCTCCGTCGATGACGTCGCGAGGGTGATAAGACTAGCGTCACGATCACCACGCCTCACCGTCGCTGCTCAGGGTAACCGCCACTCGATCAACGGGCAGGCCATGGCCCACCAAGGTCTGGCAATCGACATGAAGACGTTGGAACCCAGAATCCAAGTCGACCCTTCGCGGGCGCATGTCGACGTCAGCGGCGGTGCATTGTGGGAGGAGGTGCTGAAACGCTGCGTTGCGGACCACGGATTGGCCCCCCGGTCGTGGACTGATTACCTCGATTTGACGGTGGGCGGAACGCTGTCGAACGCCGGCGTGAGTGGGCAGGCGTTCCGTTACGGACCCCAAACCGAAAATGTAACAGAATTGGAGGTTGTAACTGGAAATGGCGACGTGTTTGTCTGCTCGccgaatcagaattcagaactCTTCTTCAGTGTACTCGGGGGACTCGGACAATTCGGAATCATCACTCGGGCTAGAATCTTGCTTCAGCCTTCCCCGGATATG GTGAGATGGATAAGGCTGGTGTACAGCGAGTTTAGCGATTTCACCGCTGATGCTGAGTTCCTGGTGAGTCGGGGGGCAAATGACTCGTTCGATTACGTCGAAGGATTCACATTTGTCAACAGCGAGGACCCGGTTAACGGGTGGCCTTCGGCGCAGTTGCATCCGGACCATCCGTTCGACCGGACCCATGTCCCGCCCTCCGACGGCCCGGTTCTGTATTGCCTCGAGCTGGCCTTGCATTACAGTAATCACCACCGGCGCTCTGCTGTTGACAAG AGGGTGGAAAGAATGGCGGGAGCGCTGAGATATTGCAGGGGATCGAGGGTGGAAACGGAGGTGAGCTACGTGGAATTTTTGTTGCGAGTGAAACGGGCGGAGGAAGAGGCCAAAGCCAATGGTATATGGGACGGCCCACACGCATGGCTCAATCTTTTCGTGTCCAAAGCGAACATAGCCCATTTCGATGCTGTTGTTTTCAAGAATACTTTGAAGCATGGCATCGGTGGCCCTATGCTTCTTTATCCTCTGCTACGGTCCAA GTGGGATAGTCGTAAATCCGTGGTTTTACCGACGGAGggggaaatattttatttagttgcATTGCTACGTTTCTCGTTTCCATACCCAAAAGGGTTGCTGTCGGTAGATGAAATGATATCACAAAATCAAGAAATAGTTGAGATTTGCAAGCGGAAGGGATTCGATTTCAAGTTGTACCTTCCATACTACGGTGAT CAAGAGGCGTGGAGGCAGCATTTTGGAAATCAATGGACTAGGTTCCAGCAAAGGAAGGCCATCTTCGATCCAAGGGCCATTCTTGCTCCTGGGCTCAAGATTTTTCCGAGAAATTGGCAACCTTCGTGA